A DNA window from Andrena cerasifolii isolate SP2316 chromosome 16, iyAndCera1_principal, whole genome shotgun sequence contains the following coding sequences:
- the Mrpl14 gene encoding mitochondrial ribosomal protein L14 isoform X1, with protein sequence MQSVTIMSVSGMPLNILSRRISTSTITNQIIKLTRLRVVDNSEIGKQAMMEGKPPRCIHIYNKKGVGYIGDRVLVAIKGEKKKGILVGLKQRQNAKVPKFDSNNLVLVDDSGTPLGTRIHVPIPHILRTIMKEKTHSKGADYTKLLAIATKFV encoded by the exons ATGC AAAGCGTAACGATAATGTCCGTTTCTGGTATGCCATTGAATATTCTATCTAGGAGGATTTCCACATCAACGATAACTAATCAAATAATCAAACTAACACGATTGAGAGTTGTGGACAATAGTGAAATTGGGAAGCAGGCTATGATGGAAGGAAAACCACCACGttgtatacacatatataataaaaaaggtGTAGGATACATAG GGGACAGGGTGCTGGTTGCGATAAAAGGTGAGAAGAAGAAAGGCATATTGGTTGGTCTGAAACAACGCCAAAATGCAAAAGTTCCAAAGTTTGATAGCAACAATTTAGTTCTGGTAGATGACAGTGGAACACCTTTAGGTACTAGAATCCATGTTCCAATTCCACATATTCTTCGAAcaataatgaaagaaaaaacgCACAGCAAAGGTGCAGATTACACAAAATTGTTAGCTATTGCCACAAAGTTTGTATGA
- the LOC143377681 gene encoding mitochondrial import receptor subunit TOM40 homolog 1, whose translation MGNVLAASALPPPPPPAQTLAPAPSPAPGPAPAPVPTPAPGFLPNLGKQDSPAGLYASSEVVTDRLENPGTIEDLHKKCKDVFPVNFEGAKLMFNRGLSNHFQISHTINMSSFTSSGYRFGATYVGTKQLVPSEAYPVLLGDIDPRGNLNTNIIHQFGQRLRGKLATQVQKSKFAAVQMTTDYRGDAYTVSLTLGNPDILNGSGVFVMHYLQSVTSSLALGGELAYQRGPGVPGGQVAVVSTAGRYTNGDSTISGSLGLTGCHLCFHQKASQQLQVGVELEINSRIQESTGTIAYQIDLPKADLVFRGSVDTNWTVGAVLEKKLQPLPFSFALSGMMNHSKQQFRLGCGFIIG comes from the exons ATGGGGAATGTACTAGCAGCCTCTGCGCTTCCTCCGCCTCCACCTCCAGCTCAGACTCTAGCTCCGGCACCGTCTCCGGCTCCAGGGCCAGCTCCAGCTCCAGTTCCAACTCCAGCTCCAGGCTTTCTACCGAATTTAGGAAAACAGGATTCTCCTGCGGGCTTGTACGCGTCCAGCGAAGTGGTCACAGATCGTCTAGAAAATCCAGGCACGATCGAGGACCTGCACAAGAAATGCAAAG ATGTGTTCCCCGTAAATTTCGAAGGTGCGAAGCTTATGTTCAACAGAGGCCTGAGTAATCACTTTCAAATCTCCCACACGATAAACATGAGCTCGTTTACATCATCTGGATACAG GTTCGGCGCAACATACGTGGGTACAAAACAGCTTGTACCTTCGGAAGCTTATCCTGTGTTACTAGGTGATATCGATCCAAGAGGAAACCTGAATACTAATATCATTCATCAATTCGGGCAGAGATTAAGAGGGAAATTAGCGACCCAAGTGCAGAAGAGTAAATTTGCAGCGGTGCAAATGACAACTGATTATCGCGGCGATGCTTATACTGTCTCTTTGACTCTGGGTAATCCAGATATACTTAACGGTTCTG GTGTGTTTGTGATGCATTATCTTCAAAGCGTAACATCGTCTCTCGCGTTGGGCGGAGAACTAGCTTACCAGCGGGGTCCTGGGGTGCCAGGAGGTCAAGTGGCTGTTGTCTCGACCGCCGGAAGGTACACGAACGGAGACTCCACGATCAGTGGAAGTCTAG GATTAACAGGTTGCCACCTGTGTTTTCATCAAAAAGCTAGTCAGCAATTGCAAGTCGGCGTAGAGTTAGAAATTAATTCCAGAATACAGGAATCCACTGGAACAATTGCTTATCAAATCGATTTACCCAAAGCTGATTTAGTGTTCAGAG gAAGCGTCGACACAAACTGGACAGTCGGTGCTGTGTTGGAGAAAAAATTACAGCCGTTGCCATTTTCGTTTGCGTTAAGTGGCATGATGAATCATAGTAAACAACAATTTAGACTGGGCTGCGGATTCATAATTGGTTAA
- the Mrpl14 gene encoding mitochondrial ribosomal protein L14 isoform X2 → MSVSGMPLNILSRRISTSTITNQIIKLTRLRVVDNSEIGKQAMMEGKPPRCIHIYNKKGVGYIGDRVLVAIKGEKKKGILVGLKQRQNAKVPKFDSNNLVLVDDSGTPLGTRIHVPIPHILRTIMKEKTHSKGADYTKLLAIATKFV, encoded by the exons ATGTCCGTTTCTGGTATGCCATTGAATATTCTATCTAGGAGGATTTCCACATCAACGATAACTAATCAAATAATCAAACTAACACGATTGAGAGTTGTGGACAATAGTGAAATTGGGAAGCAGGCTATGATGGAAGGAAAACCACCACGttgtatacacatatataataaaaaaggtGTAGGATACATAG GGGACAGGGTGCTGGTTGCGATAAAAGGTGAGAAGAAGAAAGGCATATTGGTTGGTCTGAAACAACGCCAAAATGCAAAAGTTCCAAAGTTTGATAGCAACAATTTAGTTCTGGTAGATGACAGTGGAACACCTTTAGGTACTAGAATCCATGTTCCAATTCCACATATTCTTCGAAcaataatgaaagaaaaaacgCACAGCAAAGGTGCAGATTACACAAAATTGTTAGCTATTGCCACAAAGTTTGTATGA
- the Mrps28 gene encoding mitochondrial ribosomal protein S28: MDKILQYGRIKLRFTYKFRTSLMLARNFNTVNTLNENVTSTEGQSSDDVTEIKLSGFAQAFEKFSIADKAKDASMESKSRTFPSLLRHSKFIDLGDPEEKVVIGEIFHVVGDDLYIDFGWKFHCVCPKPKKYSSKYVRGSKVSLKIKDLELSTRFLGATRDLTILEADCILLNLISSPSKAE; the protein is encoded by the exons ATGGACAAGATACTACAGTACGGAAGAATAAAATTACGTTTCACTTATAAATTCCGAACGAGCTTGATGCTCGCCCGAAATTTCAACACAGTGAACACGTTAAATGAAAACGTAACGAGCACAGAGGGTCAAAGTAGCGACGATGTTACAGAAATTAAACTAAGCGGTTTCGCGCAAGCCTTTGAGAAATTTTCCATCGCTGACAAAGCTAAAGATGCATCGATGGAATCGAAATCTCGTACCTTCCCTTCGCTTCTGCGGCATTCAAAGTTTATAGAC TTGGGAGATCCTGAAGAAAAGGTGGTGATAGGAGAAATTTTTCACGTCGTTGGCGATGATTTATATATAGACTTTGGATGGAAGTTTCATTGCGTATGTCCAAAACCTAAAAAGTATTCCAG TAAATATGTCAGAGGCTCTAAAGTcagcttaaaaataaaagatttgGAACTGTCCACGAGATTCTTGGGGGCAACCAGAGACTTGACTATTCTCGAAGCAGATTGCATTCTTCTTAATCTAATATCGTCCCCTTCTAAAGCTGAATAA